One window of Candidatus Mycobacterium wuenschmannii genomic DNA carries:
- a CDS encoding DNA cytosine methyltransferase, protein MPPTVSPPLRAQRIIDLFAGPGGLDVGATWLGIPVTGIELDPDACATRAAAGLDTVQGDVRAYAPRDFPEATVLTGGPPCQTFTVAGKGAGRRALDEVARRLAGMFESPDAEPARGWSCDERTELVLEPMRWALLALRADKPFHAIVLEQVPAVVPVWLAFREVLEGCGYKCAVGILRSEEFGVPQTRRRAILIAQLGSSSVQLPSPTHEAFRKGALSQAALGREPWVSMGQALSREVGFTVISNYGSGGDPRNRGRRHSGEPAATVTGKVTRNRLHLADGEWSRFSHCEAGLLQTFPHDFPWSGSDIGQQIGNAIPPRLAVHVLARALNIQLSGEELDRVVSSSWREGYSSPIRQLRQKIEQPVATAAN, encoded by the coding sequence ATGCCGCCGACCGTTTCTCCGCCACTCCGTGCACAGCGGATTATCGATCTCTTTGCCGGGCCTGGCGGCCTTGATGTTGGCGCCACCTGGTTGGGCATCCCCGTGACTGGAATCGAATTGGACCCCGACGCGTGCGCAACGCGCGCCGCCGCCGGGCTCGACACGGTCCAGGGTGACGTGCGCGCCTACGCACCGCGAGACTTTCCGGAAGCGACGGTCCTGACTGGGGGACCGCCGTGTCAGACCTTCACTGTCGCGGGTAAAGGAGCCGGCAGGCGCGCTCTCGATGAGGTTGCGCGAAGACTCGCAGGCATGTTTGAGAGTCCCGACGCTGAGCCTGCGCGTGGCTGGTCGTGCGATGAGCGGACCGAACTTGTGCTCGAGCCGATGCGGTGGGCTCTCTTGGCGCTGCGGGCCGACAAACCATTCCACGCGATCGTCCTGGAGCAGGTACCCGCTGTGGTACCAGTCTGGTTGGCGTTTCGCGAGGTGCTCGAAGGTTGTGGCTACAAATGTGCGGTCGGAATACTCCGCTCGGAAGAATTCGGTGTTCCCCAGACGCGACGTCGCGCAATTCTCATCGCGCAGCTCGGTAGTTCCAGTGTGCAGCTCCCCAGTCCGACCCACGAAGCTTTCCGCAAAGGAGCTCTGAGCCAGGCCGCTCTCGGACGCGAACCGTGGGTCTCGATGGGACAAGCTCTTTCGAGGGAAGTTGGCTTCACGGTCATCTCCAACTACGGCAGTGGCGGAGACCCACGCAACAGGGGGCGGCGTCATTCGGGCGAGCCTGCAGCTACAGTAACCGGGAAGGTAACGCGCAATCGTCTGCACCTCGCCGATGGCGAATGGAGTCGTTTTTCTCACTGTGAAGCCGGGCTCCTTCAGACTTTTCCGCATGACTTCCCTTGGTCCGGCTCTGACATTGGCCAGCAAATCGGTAATGCGATCCCCCCGCGTTTGGCCGTGCATGTCTTGGCCCGAGCGCTCAATATCCAGCTGTCTGGCGAGGAGCTCGACCGCGTGGTCAGTTCATCGTGGCGGGAAGGGTATAGCTCGCCAATCCGACAGCTGCGCCAAAAAATTGAGCAACCGGTCGCGACTGCAGCCAACTGA
- a CDS encoding UvrD-helicase domain-containing protein — translation MSAEKFELNDEQLAVVEASADERLLVIAGAGQGKTEVVVSRIDSLVQNEGIVASEEVLVLSFSRAAVTAVRKRLDLRDVGAANVRTFDSFASVLLLDANVQPEGNFDARIRRATKLLKEADKAPHDIELLQHVVIDEVQDLVGDRADFVVAILEWLDENAGITALGDPLQGVYDFQLDDSLSKTSSKDVFDVLAQRFGCEAVGLGRNYRARGKFPKQVALLGDAIRDTDDGDTAEELLDDVVLDLPDRGEIKEWYDLVTPRSGKITAVLCVTNADVLRVSRHLNEQGVAHAVRRQAQDFGAAKWIAGALGPLPGPKERRSEVEAALARLLAKDDVAQRWTELKAAEGRTSEFDALNLLRVARLVKARALPLPLTEPDHSSVIVSTIHRAKGLEFDSVFVVEPTWMPDDEDSWTKVRRQYVALSRARDDIFVCRLPQPRSIIKADPKLWGRFKEEAWSKKKHGAKWTKAFEFQYNDVESAYPAASARVNAKKLQKSLQSDGLVGMAVQAELDEEESTEDSPSYLLVTDGGQFVGRTSAAFDDAFAKAFGWLGSWPGIVDGLSLVSIETVAGDPNESEKAGLGSSGFWLVPRVTGLARPDLSTT, via the coding sequence ATGTCGGCTGAAAAATTTGAACTCAACGACGAGCAGCTCGCGGTAGTCGAGGCGTCGGCCGACGAACGTTTGCTCGTGATTGCCGGCGCAGGACAAGGCAAGACGGAAGTTGTCGTGAGCCGTATCGACAGCCTGGTCCAGAACGAGGGCATCGTGGCATCGGAAGAAGTCCTCGTTCTTAGCTTTTCCCGTGCCGCGGTAACGGCCGTGCGAAAGCGTCTGGATTTGCGTGACGTAGGCGCCGCAAACGTGCGCACGTTTGACTCGTTCGCGAGCGTCCTGCTGCTCGACGCGAACGTCCAGCCGGAGGGTAATTTCGACGCCCGAATCCGACGTGCGACCAAATTGCTAAAGGAGGCAGACAAGGCGCCCCACGACATCGAATTGCTACAACATGTCGTGATCGACGAAGTGCAGGATCTCGTTGGAGACCGCGCCGATTTCGTGGTCGCAATCTTGGAATGGCTCGATGAGAACGCCGGGATCACTGCGCTCGGCGACCCCCTTCAGGGCGTCTACGACTTCCAGCTGGATGATTCGCTCAGCAAGACCTCTTCCAAGGACGTGTTCGATGTCCTGGCTCAGCGATTCGGTTGCGAGGCAGTCGGATTGGGCAGAAACTACCGAGCGAGAGGCAAATTCCCCAAGCAGGTGGCCCTCCTCGGTGACGCAATCCGAGACACAGATGACGGCGACACGGCAGAGGAGCTGCTCGACGATGTGGTTCTAGATTTACCGGACCGTGGCGAAATTAAAGAGTGGTACGACCTCGTGACACCACGTAGCGGCAAGATCACGGCTGTTCTCTGCGTAACTAATGCCGACGTACTTCGGGTATCCAGACACCTCAACGAGCAGGGTGTTGCGCACGCCGTCCGCCGCCAAGCGCAGGATTTTGGTGCGGCCAAGTGGATAGCCGGCGCACTAGGGCCGCTGCCCGGTCCGAAGGAACGTAGGTCGGAGGTCGAGGCTGCGCTCGCGCGGCTGCTGGCGAAGGATGATGTCGCGCAACGGTGGACAGAGCTCAAGGCTGCCGAAGGTCGAACGAGCGAGTTCGACGCATTGAATCTCCTCAGAGTGGCACGCCTTGTGAAAGCCCGAGCACTCCCACTCCCGCTGACCGAACCCGATCACAGTTCGGTGATCGTGTCCACGATCCACCGCGCGAAGGGGCTTGAATTCGATTCGGTCTTCGTAGTCGAACCAACGTGGATGCCCGACGATGAAGACAGCTGGACCAAAGTCCGGCGCCAATACGTGGCGTTGAGTCGAGCGCGCGACGACATCTTCGTCTGCCGACTCCCGCAGCCCAGGTCAATCATCAAAGCTGATCCCAAGCTCTGGGGGCGATTCAAAGAAGAGGCGTGGAGCAAGAAAAAGCACGGCGCCAAATGGACCAAGGCTTTCGAATTCCAATACAACGACGTCGAATCCGCTTACCCGGCAGCTTCAGCACGAGTGAATGCCAAGAAGTTACAGAAGTCGTTGCAGTCGGACGGTCTTGTGGGCATGGCGGTGCAGGCCGAGCTAGACGAGGAAGAGTCAACCGAGGATTCGCCTTCATACCTCTTGGTTACTGACGGAGGGCAATTCGTGGGGCGAACGAGCGCTGCCTTCGATGACGCCTTTGCCAAGGCATTCGGTTGGTTAGGAAGTTGGCCCGGGATAGTTGATGGCTTGTCTCTGGTGTCCATCGAGACCGTCGCCGGCGATCCCAACGAGTCTGAGAAGGCTGGTCTGGGAAGCTCCGGATTTTGGCTCGTTCCTCGCGTGACCGGTTTGGCGCGACCCGACCTCTCGACCACCTAG
- a CDS encoding DEAD/DEAH box helicase — MIKGWADPDLALGGLVDELRGKCIRVYKEDSTRVKEDAGKERGIAEGGYGRKQIQELVQNAADALHRSPGRIQVSLTGEALYVANEGVPFDASGVRALLYTHLSNKTGTEIGRFGLGFKSISGISDSPQIFSRSVSFEFSRQQAADQLSAELNENYSPSDIPALRLAWTLSPSNEFRSDPVLAELAAWATTVVKVPLKAGTAEQLSEEIDQFDESFNLFAPHVRMLDLFDGVAGRERHFTAAKKGNFVRLTTEDSDRNWLVVSTDHKPSLEALESAGHAARRESITVSWALPLTGGVGLGQLSAFFPVKSDITLSGRVNAPWKLSDDRINVIECEFNLEILVDVLPQLVVAARKDLIADRAFGRYIDVLPARGKEARSWADKVLNEPVYQALRDSRCLPDLDGQLRAPSSLQRIPDVVVDLATRWLEVTGNRGGWVHPECTTSTERRSKVDRLLQEGESAKSPGRVLHWLQSVVADPQPKKSAAAIELAAKLVGKGDNTEMDVRDARIVLLENNTLAQPVRGRCFLRTSAGQSGTSFVAEAVAGQPSAVDALKHLGITPFEDGGEMLQLLTQLRATGKVDWDELWIAMRGSGVQLVHEAFEEVLGGHAAKVVQVRNGDGRWVVPRGLYFPGEGLKQLREDGAYLVDAAYHAADHEILYLLGIRARPLRSAVHSSETWVARYRREVRETIGDELGLGVQARQAIAIETVDSVLGPLECLPDLSLTNRVALSVAVISDIDVPRVRVSHPNVSKTARYIAPELWQVREHGLLPTTLGPVPVAETFVSEVDGVPAGLLPCLTQLVLSSETERVLKLKRQVSELDSADFSWLVHTHVERDDLLRVGQSYAWWCWTHKEVDPPDRLWVRRDGQWSEEDRSAVAVVHGMEAYTELDSFGIPCVVVDSIDDVHTLSELWDCLQGRDLPVTYSYETSAESELVSDVFPILDTLPVGDELEDLFLQKCLSISKVAAVPGQPEVRVECAAAREANRILVTGSSDGQVLKQVLGCLLLDDSDRQVELLLNDMERRRNSKRVREIRSASSDAERLLMLAGEERLKTLIPRDALTYLVRDGSVEPHGLDLAKLCVTMLGVRALERACKVDPQGLPDSAPSAWAGSFNTRKWVKSLGFGEEWAGEKARRRNKPTEYVDGPTQLDGLHDYQQVVSERLLKLLSGQGYRRGIISLPTGAGKTRVAVQTIIEAIRDDRIDENAGEATLSGPILWLADGEELCEQAIDAWSYLWRAVGRQDTQLILSRFWSSYEMEEEVAGVQVVVATWQKILARAVDNDSFAWLAEAPIVIIDEAHGAYTPSYTKILEWLGRGTRERDKPLIGLTATPFRGRRDSAETERLLRRFDENRLDEGVFGDELPQLRLQRDRVLAHAHLEILGGISIDLTDSELEEFKSKGWLSKNAESRLGRHEDRTRTIVDSVMSKPAEWQIVVFAASVESAQTLATLLTIQGRPASSIDQDTSPEDRRVAIERFKSGELKVLTNYAVLSQGFDAPKTDAVYITRPTTSEVRYQQMVGRGLRGPKNGGTEEVLIVNMLDNIMEFGDSIVFQPMKDIIEPDSTEEDIANVG; from the coding sequence ATGATCAAGGGCTGGGCTGACCCAGACCTAGCACTGGGCGGTCTGGTCGACGAACTCCGTGGCAAGTGCATTCGGGTCTACAAAGAGGATTCGACTCGTGTCAAGGAAGATGCCGGAAAAGAACGCGGCATCGCTGAGGGCGGCTACGGACGAAAGCAAATCCAAGAGCTTGTCCAAAATGCCGCCGATGCATTGCACCGCTCTCCCGGACGCATCCAGGTCAGCTTGACCGGCGAGGCCTTGTACGTCGCAAACGAGGGTGTCCCATTCGATGCATCGGGCGTCCGAGCGCTGCTATACACGCACCTGTCGAACAAGACGGGCACCGAAATCGGTCGATTCGGGCTCGGCTTCAAGTCGATCAGCGGTATCTCCGATAGCCCACAGATCTTTAGCCGTTCGGTCTCGTTCGAGTTCAGTCGTCAGCAGGCGGCCGACCAACTTTCCGCCGAGCTGAATGAGAACTATTCTCCTTCAGACATTCCTGCGCTGAGGCTCGCGTGGACGCTAAGCCCCTCGAACGAGTTTCGGTCCGACCCCGTCTTGGCCGAACTCGCCGCGTGGGCGACGACTGTGGTCAAGGTGCCGCTCAAGGCAGGAACCGCGGAACAACTGTCAGAGGAAATCGACCAGTTTGACGAATCGTTCAATCTTTTCGCTCCGCACGTCAGGATGCTCGACCTCTTCGATGGCGTGGCAGGTCGCGAGCGCCACTTCACGGCAGCCAAAAAGGGCAATTTTGTAAGACTGACAACCGAGGATAGTGACAGGAACTGGCTTGTGGTGTCTACCGACCACAAGCCGTCACTCGAGGCACTGGAATCGGCAGGACATGCCGCGAGGCGCGAATCAATCACCGTCAGTTGGGCACTTCCGCTGACCGGCGGAGTAGGGCTCGGGCAATTATCGGCCTTCTTTCCGGTTAAATCAGATATCACCCTGAGTGGCCGGGTCAATGCACCATGGAAGCTTTCGGACGACCGCATCAACGTGATCGAGTGCGAGTTCAACCTCGAGATCCTCGTAGATGTGTTGCCGCAGTTGGTTGTAGCAGCTCGTAAAGATCTGATCGCAGATAGGGCTTTCGGCAGGTACATCGATGTTTTACCCGCGCGCGGCAAGGAGGCCCGTAGTTGGGCGGACAAGGTTTTGAATGAGCCTGTATATCAAGCCCTCAGAGACTCCCGATGCCTGCCGGACCTCGATGGACAGTTGCGTGCACCGAGCTCCCTGCAACGCATACCTGATGTAGTCGTGGATCTTGCCACGCGGTGGCTGGAAGTTACCGGCAACCGAGGCGGGTGGGTTCATCCCGAATGCACCACCAGCACCGAGCGACGATCCAAGGTCGACCGCCTGCTGCAGGAAGGGGAGAGCGCGAAATCCCCTGGGCGCGTTCTGCATTGGCTTCAGTCGGTTGTGGCCGACCCGCAGCCGAAAAAATCGGCAGCAGCAATCGAGCTCGCCGCGAAGTTAGTCGGCAAGGGCGACAACACGGAGATGGACGTGCGAGATGCACGAATTGTGTTGTTGGAGAACAACACCTTGGCGCAGCCAGTACGAGGTCGCTGTTTTCTACGTACGAGCGCCGGGCAGAGCGGCACCTCCTTCGTCGCCGAGGCAGTTGCCGGTCAACCATCCGCTGTGGACGCGCTAAAGCACCTCGGAATCACTCCGTTCGAAGACGGCGGCGAAATGCTGCAGCTGCTCACCCAATTGAGGGCCACCGGCAAAGTGGATTGGGATGAGCTGTGGATCGCAATGCGCGGCTCGGGTGTTCAACTAGTCCACGAGGCGTTCGAGGAGGTCCTGGGTGGCCACGCCGCGAAAGTCGTCCAGGTGCGGAACGGTGATGGGCGCTGGGTGGTTCCGCGGGGCCTCTACTTCCCCGGTGAGGGCCTCAAGCAGCTACGGGAGGACGGGGCCTACTTGGTTGACGCTGCCTACCACGCCGCTGACCATGAGATTCTGTACCTGCTCGGAATTAGGGCCAGGCCGTTGCGGTCTGCGGTTCATTCGAGCGAGACATGGGTGGCGCGATATCGAAGGGAAGTCCGCGAAACCATTGGCGACGAGCTCGGATTGGGTGTCCAGGCGCGGCAGGCCATCGCGATCGAAACCGTCGATTCTGTCCTGGGCCCCCTCGAATGCTTGCCAGATCTTAGCCTCACAAACAGGGTCGCCCTGAGCGTCGCGGTAATCAGCGACATTGATGTTCCGCGTGTCCGGGTGAGCCATCCGAATGTCAGCAAGACAGCTCGCTACATAGCGCCCGAGCTCTGGCAGGTACGGGAGCACGGCTTGCTACCGACCACGCTGGGCCCGGTACCTGTCGCGGAAACGTTTGTTTCCGAAGTCGACGGTGTGCCTGCGGGTTTGCTCCCGTGTCTCACGCAGCTAGTGCTCAGCTCCGAAACCGAGCGCGTCTTAAAGCTGAAAAGACAAGTCAGCGAGCTTGACTCAGCTGATTTCAGCTGGCTCGTGCACACGCACGTCGAGCGCGACGATCTTTTGCGTGTTGGCCAGAGTTATGCGTGGTGGTGCTGGACGCATAAGGAAGTTGACCCGCCTGATCGCCTCTGGGTACGTCGCGACGGGCAGTGGTCGGAGGAAGACCGAAGCGCTGTCGCGGTTGTCCACGGCATGGAGGCCTACACCGAGCTCGATAGCTTTGGCATTCCTTGCGTCGTCGTGGACAGCATTGATGATGTACATACCCTGAGCGAGCTTTGGGATTGCTTGCAAGGACGCGACCTTCCAGTCACCTACTCTTACGAAACCAGTGCGGAATCAGAGCTGGTATCGGATGTCTTTCCAATTTTGGATACGCTTCCGGTCGGTGATGAACTAGAAGATCTCTTCCTGCAAAAGTGCCTGTCGATCAGCAAAGTTGCTGCAGTACCGGGCCAACCCGAGGTCCGAGTCGAATGCGCAGCCGCGCGAGAAGCCAACCGTATCCTCGTGACGGGATCCTCCGACGGGCAAGTCCTGAAGCAGGTACTTGGGTGCCTACTTCTCGACGACTCGGACAGACAGGTCGAACTACTTCTCAACGACATGGAACGGCGTCGCAATTCGAAGCGGGTGCGCGAGATCAGAAGCGCATCATCCGACGCCGAACGCCTTCTCATGCTCGCCGGCGAAGAGCGTCTTAAAACCCTGATCCCACGGGACGCGCTCACTTATCTCGTAAGAGACGGATCGGTGGAGCCCCACGGACTCGATCTGGCGAAGCTATGCGTAACGATGCTGGGTGTTCGCGCGCTCGAACGCGCATGCAAAGTCGATCCGCAGGGGCTCCCGGACTCGGCGCCCTCCGCCTGGGCGGGCTCCTTCAACACCCGAAAGTGGGTTAAGAGTCTGGGATTTGGCGAAGAGTGGGCAGGCGAGAAGGCCAGACGACGTAACAAGCCGACCGAATATGTCGACGGCCCAACACAACTCGATGGTTTGCACGACTATCAGCAGGTGGTGTCGGAGCGTCTTCTCAAGCTTCTCAGTGGCCAAGGCTATCGGCGAGGGATTATCTCGCTACCGACAGGAGCAGGAAAGACCCGGGTTGCCGTGCAGACAATCATTGAGGCGATTCGAGACGACAGAATTGATGAAAATGCCGGTGAGGCGACACTATCCGGACCGATTCTGTGGCTGGCCGACGGCGAAGAGCTCTGCGAGCAAGCCATCGACGCTTGGTCCTATCTGTGGCGAGCTGTGGGCCGCCAAGATACGCAGCTGATTCTGAGTCGTTTCTGGTCGAGCTACGAGATGGAAGAGGAAGTCGCCGGCGTACAGGTCGTAGTGGCAACGTGGCAGAAGATCTTGGCACGCGCGGTCGACAATGATTCGTTCGCGTGGTTGGCAGAGGCACCCATAGTGATCATCGATGAGGCCCACGGCGCTTACACCCCTTCCTATACGAAGATCCTTGAGTGGCTTGGTCGTGGAACGCGTGAGCGAGACAAGCCTCTGATCGGATTGACTGCGACACCATTCCGTGGGCGCCGCGACAGTGCCGAGACTGAAAGACTTCTGCGCCGTTTCGACGAAAACCGGCTGGATGAAGGAGTTTTCGGCGACGAGTTGCCACAGCTCAGGTTGCAGCGTGACCGCGTGCTTGCTCACGCCCACCTGGAGATTCTTGGTGGCATTTCAATCGATCTGACCGACAGCGAGCTCGAGGAGTTCAAGTCAAAGGGTTGGCTTTCCAAGAACGCTGAATCGCGACTCGGTCGCCATGAGGACCGCACCCGGACCATCGTTGACTCTGTGATGAGCAAGCCGGCGGAGTGGCAGATCGTGGTCTTCGCCGCGTCGGTGGAGAGCGCCCAAACGCTGGCTACGTTGCTCACAATTCAGGGACGTCCCGCCTCGTCGATCGATCAAGACACAAGCCCCGAAGATCGGCGTGTTGCGATCGAACGGTTCAAGTCAGGCGAGCTCAAGGTGCTGACGAATTATGCGGTGCTGTCGCAGGGCTTTGATGCGCCAAAGACCGACGCCGTGTACATAACCCGCCCCACCACTAGCGAAGTCCGCTATCAGCAGATGGTTGGGCGTGGACTACGAGGGCCGAAAAACGGTGGCACCGAAGAAGTTTTGATCGTCAATATGCTGGACAACATCATGGAATTCGGCGATAGCATCGTGTTCCAACCGATGAAAGACATCATCGAGCCGGACAGCACCGAAGAAGACATAGCCAATGTCGGATGA
- a CDS encoding helicase-related protein, which produces MAEITEQYAFRDDVVDELIKDLVGPAEGPDEIITDLPLDRYIAGVLWPADDRLQEEAESEPDSGEAEQDGVADSPISQALMRYPTSMGITFSVDLAKATSVQILAEAARYIPSTDKESGDGARAERPSWRQKIAKPDSWLRVPQFIDPIDWDVSTPGVKKVDLAPGLQLYVYSRTPRNGRVAVSAALRNTQAPPKGELRDAYGWFQVKLEIISGEQAIADRSSYGVLSETDDDLRSAALLYRNARVFAVGHGCAATWDRASKSSTVQRVATTFVPRQEVSRARPGGASSKVDLRMSTLSAASDEALAENLGGLVTEYRDWIGKLTDQIHNGDGDVEEGLRKVADSHIARAINAADRIQRGINLVVNDPDVGRAFRLANTAMQTQRARQDWVRGGSKGAVVDGAEQLWYPFQIAYILLNLPGLAIADHEDRDIADLLWFPTGGGKTEAYLGLVAFSIIHRRLKDADAMGVAVIMRYTLRLLTIQQFERATMLLCSLERLRKRENDLGNRAFSIGLWVGQAATPNTLPEANKSLNAIADGKELQEKNPIQLTQCPWCGQTLNETHYSIVKSPVERLKIACGNHECDFRDGLPAYVVDQDIYQFRPELILGTVDKFAQMAWRENVRKLFARDGIGSPPSLIIQDELHLISGPLGSVVGLYETAIDAACGIELGPEGPTRGKPKVIASTATIRRADKQISAVFNRHAEQFPPPGVDPDQSFFAEPAPRDEYGTREYIGVMAAGTSHATLMVRVYAALLQAAHNISGAPETRDPYWTLLGYFNSLRVLGSANLQVEGDVRDRLQLVARRKASSPREIRPPVELTSRVPSADIPRTLKSLENDVTSGHANDVVLATNMISVGVDIDRLGLMAVMGQPQSSAEYIQATSRVGRKHPGLVVTIFNSARSRDRSHYENFIPFHQALYRAVEATSATPFAARARDRALHGVLVSLTRLLVDEMSDERAAHKISNEYDTVVLMADLLARRAKDVADPEDAADTVKQLDELMKVWTEGTDSHPEMRYQNSSDYEDSLLVPPDVAMTHDLVEYSTRETPWPTLQSMRDVDAESTLYQIPARKVPR; this is translated from the coding sequence ATGGCTGAAATCACAGAGCAATACGCGTTTCGAGACGACGTCGTCGACGAGTTGATCAAGGACCTTGTTGGCCCCGCTGAAGGCCCGGACGAGATAATCACCGACCTCCCGCTGGATCGCTATATTGCAGGTGTCCTCTGGCCAGCCGATGATCGGTTGCAGGAGGAAGCAGAGTCCGAGCCTGACAGCGGCGAGGCAGAACAGGACGGCGTCGCGGACAGTCCCATTTCACAGGCCTTGATGAGATACCCGACGTCAATGGGAATCACCTTCTCCGTTGATCTCGCAAAAGCGACGTCCGTACAGATCCTCGCTGAAGCGGCTAGGTACATTCCGTCTACCGACAAAGAAAGTGGCGACGGTGCCCGCGCCGAGCGCCCGTCGTGGCGGCAAAAAATCGCTAAACCGGACTCGTGGCTTCGTGTTCCGCAGTTCATCGATCCCATCGACTGGGACGTATCGACGCCGGGTGTGAAGAAGGTCGACCTCGCACCCGGTTTACAGCTGTACGTCTATTCGCGAACTCCACGCAACGGCAGGGTCGCGGTATCGGCCGCCCTGCGAAACACACAAGCTCCTCCCAAAGGTGAGCTCCGAGACGCGTACGGGTGGTTTCAGGTCAAGCTCGAAATCATCTCCGGCGAGCAAGCAATCGCGGACCGCTCGTCCTACGGCGTACTCAGCGAGACGGACGACGACCTCCGTTCCGCAGCACTGCTCTATCGCAACGCGCGCGTGTTCGCCGTCGGTCATGGGTGTGCCGCGACGTGGGACCGAGCTTCGAAGTCGTCGACGGTACAGCGAGTCGCAACTACTTTTGTTCCTAGGCAAGAAGTTTCGCGTGCTCGGCCCGGCGGCGCGAGCTCGAAGGTCGATCTGCGGATGTCCACTCTCAGCGCAGCATCCGATGAGGCGCTTGCGGAGAACCTTGGCGGCTTGGTTACCGAATACCGGGACTGGATCGGGAAGCTGACCGACCAGATCCATAACGGAGACGGGGATGTCGAGGAGGGACTGAGAAAGGTCGCGGACTCGCACATTGCGAGAGCGATCAATGCAGCGGATCGCATACAGCGCGGCATCAACCTCGTCGTCAACGATCCAGACGTCGGTAGAGCGTTCCGCTTGGCGAACACCGCCATGCAGACGCAGCGCGCCCGCCAAGATTGGGTTCGTGGAGGATCTAAAGGTGCTGTGGTTGATGGAGCCGAGCAGCTCTGGTACCCGTTCCAAATCGCGTACATCCTGCTGAATCTCCCGGGTCTGGCGATTGCTGACCACGAGGATCGAGATATTGCCGACCTCTTGTGGTTTCCGACCGGCGGCGGAAAGACCGAGGCTTATCTCGGCCTGGTCGCATTCTCAATAATTCACCGCCGGCTGAAAGACGCCGATGCGATGGGCGTTGCGGTCATCATGCGATACACCCTGCGCCTATTGACAATTCAGCAATTCGAGCGCGCGACGATGCTGCTGTGCTCGCTCGAACGTCTTCGGAAGCGCGAGAACGACTTGGGCAATCGGGCCTTCTCCATCGGCCTGTGGGTTGGTCAAGCCGCGACACCGAACACTTTGCCCGAGGCAAACAAGTCCCTGAACGCCATCGCTGACGGCAAGGAACTGCAAGAAAAAAACCCGATCCAGCTGACCCAATGTCCCTGGTGCGGGCAGACTCTCAACGAGACGCATTACTCAATCGTGAAGTCGCCTGTCGAGCGTTTGAAAATTGCATGCGGAAATCACGAGTGCGACTTCCGCGACGGCCTCCCTGCCTATGTCGTCGACCAAGACATCTACCAGTTCCGGCCCGAATTAATACTAGGCACCGTTGACAAGTTCGCACAGATGGCTTGGCGCGAGAATGTACGAAAGCTGTTCGCGCGAGACGGTATCGGATCACCGCCATCACTGATCATCCAGGATGAGCTGCATCTGATCTCGGGACCATTGGGGTCGGTGGTCGGTCTCTACGAGACCGCGATCGACGCAGCCTGCGGCATTGAACTCGGGCCCGAGGGTCCCACGCGCGGCAAGCCGAAGGTCATCGCGTCGACAGCGACCATTCGTCGCGCAGACAAACAGATCTCGGCAGTCTTCAACCGACATGCAGAGCAGTTCCCACCACCCGGCGTCGACCCGGACCAATCCTTCTTCGCGGAGCCGGCGCCGCGAGATGAATACGGAACGCGCGAGTACATCGGAGTGATGGCGGCGGGGACGAGCCATGCAACCCTTATGGTCAGGGTTTATGCCGCCTTACTCCAAGCGGCGCACAATATCTCGGGCGCCCCCGAGACACGGGACCCGTATTGGACCTTGCTGGGTTACTTCAACAGCCTTCGCGTCCTGGGCAGCGCCAATCTCCAAGTCGAGGGCGACGTTCGGGACCGCCTTCAACTGGTCGCTAGGCGGAAGGCGTCGTCTCCGCGCGAAATCAGACCACCGGTCGAATTAACCAGCCGCGTGCCTTCCGCCGACATCCCGCGCACGCTGAAAAGCCTTGAGAACGACGTAACGTCGGGCCACGCCAATGACGTCGTGTTGGCGACCAACATGATCTCGGTGGGTGTCGACATCGACCGGCTCGGGTTAATGGCAGTAATGGGCCAGCCGCAGTCGAGTGCCGAATACATCCAGGCCACCAGCCGCGTAGGCCGCAAGCACCCCGGTCTCGTCGTGACGATATTCAACTCCGCACGGTCCCGCGATCGGTCGCACTACGAGAACTTCATACCCTTCCATCAGGCGCTCTACCGCGCCGTGGAGGCGACGAGCGCAACGCCTTTCGCGGCGCGTGCCCGCGACCGAGCCCTCCACGGTGTGCTCGTCTCCCTGACTCGACTACTGGTTGACGAGATGTCGGATGAGCGCGCCGCACACAAGATCAGCAACGAGTACGACACTGTCGTCCTGATGGCGGATCTTTTGGCTCGGAGGGCAAAAGATGTGGCAGACCCGGAGGACGCGGCCGACACCGTCAAGCAGCTCGATGAGCTGATGAAGGTCTGGACCGAGGGCACGGATTCCCATCCGGAGATGCGCTACCAGAACAGCAGCGATTACGAGGACTCTTTGTTGGTCCCGCCAGATGTGGCTATGACCCATGATCTGGTCGAATATTCGACCCGCGAGACACCCTGGCCCACACTCCAGAGCATGCGTGATGTCGATGCGGAGAGCACGCTTTATCAAATCCCAGCGAGGAAGGTTCCCCGGTGA